A stretch of DNA from Melioribacteraceae bacterium 4301-Me:
GAAAAAATCTTTTTCGTAACTCATTACCCAATTGATAACAGCATCGATAATTGGTACGAAGTTTTAGACAGGATGAAAAGTTACAATATTCAGGCTTTTTTATTTGGGCATGGACATAAAAATGCAACTTATGATTTTGAAGGCATACCGGGTGTTATGAGCAGGTCGAATTTGCGTGCAAAAGACAGCTTGGGTGGATACACAATAGCCGAGATTGTTGATGATACAATTAAGTTTTATGAAAAAACTCCGCTTACAAGCAACAAAAGATATTGGTATAAAATTGCTCTTGGTAATCATCACTATGATAAATCATTCAAATTAGAGAGACCAGATTTTTCCGTTAATGAACGTTATCCTAATGTCAAAGAAAAATGGATTTTTAATTCCGGATTTACAAATGCTTCTTCTCCAGCAATATGGCAAAATTCAGTTTTTACTGCTGATGCTTCTGGAAAGCTTTATAAATTGTCACTGAATGATGGAAACATACAAGGTACTTTTGAGGCGAGAGGACCTATCTACTCATCACCGGCTATAAGTAACAACTTAGTAGTTTTCGGTTCGGCAGATAGTAATATTTATTGTATTGATGCTGAGACAGAAACAATAATTTGGAAAATAAAAACTAACGCTGCAGTCTTAGGCTCACCATCAATTGACAACAATATTGTTTACATAGGTGGAAGTGATAGGAAGTTTAGAGCAATAAATTTAAAAACCGGCGAGATAATTTGGTCATTTGACAATCTTAAAGGATTTGTAGAGACGAAACCCTTGATTTACAATAACAAAGTAATTTTTGGCGCTTGGGACTCATATTTGTATTGTCTGAATAAAATTAACGGTGAATTACTTTGGAAGTGGGAAGGAGATCAAAAAGGTGTGCTCTATTCGCCCGCTGCATGTTGGCCAGTAGCTGCTCGTAATGTAGTATTTATTGCAGCGCCTGATAGAAAATTAACAGCAATTAACGTTAACTCGGGAAAACAGCTATGGCGAACTGCAAAGTATCAAGTGAGAGAGACAATTGGAATTTCTGAAGATAGTACTAAAATTTTTATAAGAACAATGCGAGACTCAATTATTGCTCTTCCAACTAAATTTGAAACTGAAACGGTACCTCAACCATTATGGGTTACTAATGCTGATTTTGGTTACGATATCAATTCCGCTCAATTGATAGAAAAAGATGGTGTCTTATTTTATGGAACTAAAAACGGATTGCTCATTGCGCTTGATTCGCCAACAGGCAAAATTCTTTGGAAACATAAAATTGGTGTAAGTGTCGTCAACACAATTACACCGCTAGATAAAAATCGAATTGTGTTGAACGATATTGATGGAAGAACTATGCTCGTAGAGTGTGAAGGTAAAAGGTAAAAGGAAAAAGGTAAAAGGAAAAAGGCAAAAGGTAAAAGGAAAAAGGTAAATCATAGAAAAATGCTTATGAAAAAGAACTTATTACTTCTACTTACTATTTTACTTGCAGCATGTACATCAGTCAAAGAAATTCAAAAACCCCCTAAGAAGGCTGCTCTTCCAGAACTGCTTTCTGACATGCAAAATTTAATTAAAGAAAATAAGTTCAGTATTAAATTCCCAAAAGGCAGCGAATTTACAAAATATGAAATTGATAGCCTTAACAATGAAATTATTATCAATGCTAATAAAGAATTTTCTTTTCAGCCTTTTAGAGAAGATAATGTAAATGAAATTTATAATTCAATAAAAGATTTTTTGGGTGATGAATATTCTCGATATAAAATAGTGGTTAAGTCACTTGGCACTCCAATAGAAGAATTAATCCCGAATTTCTACAGAAAAAAAATTCAAAGAGATACAAGCCGATTATTTACAAAGCAATTCCGACCTTTAAGCATAGTTAGAAATATTAGCAAACCATACTACCCAACAAAAGGCTTATATAATAGGAACATTGCTCTTTGGGCTAGTCACGGACGTTATTATAACAAAAAACTTGATAGGTGGATGTGGCAGAGAGCGAGGTTATTTCAGACTGTTGAAGATTTAGGTCCAACTGCCTTCGTAATCCCATATTTAATCCCAATGCTTGAAAATGCTGGTGCTAATGTATTTACTCCACGTGAAAGAGATATTCAAACAAGTGAAGTGATAGTAGATAACGATGATAATTCTGATAGTTTTGTTTTGCAAGACACCAAGAACAATAAATGGAAAATCGGTGAGGGTTCAGCTTTTGCTTTTGGTAGTCCTCCTTATAAATCAGACTATAACCCATTTGAACATGGCACTCATTTAATTATTCGTTCAGAAAATAAAATTACAGCAACGGCAACTTACATCCCAAATATTCCCAAAGACGGTGAATATGCTGTGTACGTTAGCTATCATTCATCAGATAAAAATGTAAATGATGCACATTACACAGTTTATCATGCAGGCGGCAAGACTGAATTCGAAGTTAACCAGCAAATTGGCGGTAGTACATGGATATATCTTGGCAAATCTAAATTTAAGAAGGGAGTTAATCCATCGATTGGTAAAGTGGTTGTTGATAATAAAAGTGATACTCCAGGTAAACTAATTTCTGTTGATGCAGTTCGTTTCGGTGGGGGTATGGGAATTATTGAACGTAACGGTAAAACAAGCGGATTGCCCAAATTTATGGAAGGAGCTCGGTACTTTTTGCAATTTTCTGGCATGCCAGATACATTAGTTTACAACCTCAACGGTGATACTTTGGATTACAACGACGATTATCAATCAAGAGGAGAGTGGGTTAATTATCTTACTGGTGCACCTTATGGACCAAACAAAGATAGAAAAGCAAAAGGACTTGGTATTCCAATTGACCTTTCACTTGCATTTCATACAGACGCTGGAGTAAATCAGAACGACTCTACTATTGGTACTTTGTCGATTTACAGCATACCAGATTTTGATTCAAATAAAGTTTTTCCAGATGGGACATCAAGACTTGCTAATAGAGATTTAGCAGACATTTTACAGACACAAATTGTTAATGACTTAAGAGAAAAATATGATTCATTGTGGACAAGAAGAGCGTTACGAGATGCAATGTACAGTGAAGCAGCTCGTCCCAATGTTCCATCAGTTCTTCTTGAGCTGCTTTCTCACCAAAATTATTACGATTGCAAGTTTCAATTAGATCCCAGATTTAGATTTGATGTTTGCAGAGCAATCTACAAAGCTATGGTTAAATTTATTGCTTCAGAATATAATACCGATTATGTTATTCAACCTTTACCTGTCACAGACTTTTATACAGAATTAGATCAAGACGGAAATATTAAATTATCATGGAGACCACAACTTGATGAATTAGAGCCAACGGCTATTCCCAAAAAATATATTGTTTATAGAAGAATTGGTGATGGCGGTTTTGATAATGGTACCTTAGTCGATGATACAACTTATACTTTTACGGATACTAAAAAAAATGTTATTTACAGCTTTAAAGTTACTGCTGTAAATGAAGGTGGTGAGAGTTTCCCGTCGGAAGTATTATCAGCTTGCAGTTTTGGTAAGGATAAGCAACCTGTTTTAATTGTAAATGGCTTTGATAGAATTGCCCCACCTTATTCCGTTGAAAGCAAAAATTTTACTGGCTTCTTGAATATAGTTGATCCAGGTGTGCCAGATAAATATGATCTTGGCTTTACAGGTTACCAACATAATTTTGATCCTTCAATAAATTGGACATCGGATGATATGCCTGGACTTGGTGCAAGTTATGCGGATTATGAATCCAAAATAATTGCTGGTAATAGTTTTGATTATCCATTCATTCATGGTAAAACAATTGTGGCAAATGGCTATTCCTTTGTTTCTTCAAGCGATGAAGCAGTTTGGAATGGATATGTAAATTTATCTAAATATAAATTTGTTGATTTTATAATGGGTGAAGAAAAAGAAACTCCATGGCAGTCAAATTATGCTAATATAAAATATGGAGAACAGTTTAAAGCTTTTCCCTATTCACTTCAAAAGAAAATTTCAGAATATCTCAATTCAGGCGGGAATATTTTTGTCTCTGGTTCTTATATAGGCACTGATTTATTTTGGAATAAAGGTAATGACAACAAAGATGTTGTGTTTGGTAAAAATTATTTGAGATACAAGCTTTCTACAGACCATGCAGTCCGTATAGGAAAAGTCTATGCTAACAGCGATATTGTTTTCCCAAACGGTTTTGAAATAGATTTTAATACTTCATTAAATGATTCAATTTACGCAGTGAGCGCTCCAGATGCGCTTGGTGAGATAAATGGCAGCAAGACAATTCTAAGGTATTCCGAAAGTGATACTGGTGCGGGTGTTGCTTATAAAGAAAATTACGGCGTCGTAGCTTTTGGTTTTCCATTCGAGACAATTCTTGATTATAAAAAACAAACTGAGGTAATGAAGTACATATTGAATTACCTCATTAAAAATTAGAATAATTGCTATTATTTTTTTATCGAAAGATAATAGTAGGATTAATCAATAAATTTATAAACAATTATGAGTGTTTATGGAAACCAAAACGGAAAGATTATTATCGTTAGATATTTTTCGCGGGATGACAATTTTAGGAATGATACTTGTCAATAATCCTGGGTCATGGTCTAATGTCTACCCGCCGCTTCTTCATGCAAAATGGAATGGATGCACACCCACAGACATTATTTTCCCATTCTTTTTATTTATAGTTGGTGTAACAACAACCTTTTCTCTTTCTAAGTACAGAATTAATGGTAATAATAAAGAAGCTTATATTCGATTGCTGCGCCGAAGTGCGAGTATATTTCTGTTGGGTCTTTTTATGGCAGGGTTCCCTCATTTTGATTTTACTACGATAAGAATTCCTGGTGTTTTGCAACGTATAGCGGTAGTTTATTTTTTCACCGCTTTAATTTTCTTAAATGTTAAAAAAGAAAAAATTATTTACATAATTGCTGGATTGCTGCTTTTTTACTGGGCTATTATGACTCTTATTCCTGTGCCTGGAGTTGGTTACTCTAATCTTGAGCCCTCTACAAATTTAGGTGCTTGGTTGGATAGATTACTTTTAGGAGGTCATCTGTGGAGTCAATCAAAAACTTGGGATCCCGAAGGAATATTAAGCACAATACCTGCTATTGGGACCGCACTAATAGGCGTATTAACTGGCTATTGGCTGAAAAGTGATAACGATAAAACTACTAAAACCGTAATGATGTTTTTTTACGGTAGCATCTTAATGGCTGTAGGTTATGTATGGGATTTTTTCTTTCCTATTAACAAAAGTTTGTGGACTAGCTCGTATGTAGTTTACACTGGCGGTTTAGCCTTAATTTTTTTAGCTGCTTGTTATTGGCTTATTGATGTAAAAGATGTTAAATGGTGGATTAAACCTTTTCATATCTATGGAACAAATGCAATAGCAGTTTTCTTTCTTTCTGGAATTTTGGCTGTAATTATGGGTATGATTAAAATTACTGAAAGTAACGGCGAAGTAATTTCTCTTAAGTCTTTTTTATTTAAAAATATTTTTCTGCAGATTGCAAATCCAATAAACGCATCTTTACTCTTTGCTATATCTTACGTTCTGCTTTGGCTCTTTTTAATGTGGCTTTTATATAGAAAAAAGATTTTTATAAAACTGTAAGTGTTAACTTGAACTTTGATTATTAACAGTAGGTGCGCAATGAAAAAATTACTTTTTTTATTAATTTGTTATATGACTATCTCAGTAGCACAAACAAAATATAACAATATCAACGAGGCAATTCGGAATGGCGAGTTTAAAAAAGCAGAACAATTAATCGATAGTTTAATATACGCGGAAAATTTGTCAGAAGAAGAAATTTATGAGCTGAATTTTGAAAAAGAAAAAATGGAAAGAATAAGAAAAGATTTTACTAAAACGTTGCCAGATATTTTAACATACGTGAAAAAGTATTATCCTAATGTTAGCGATTCGGATATTAGAAAATGGGAAGAGGATGGCAGTCTCGAATATAAAATTATTGATGGTACAAAATATTATTTCAACAGAGCAGCACAAAATCTTTTTAGAATAAATAAAGACGCTAAAAAAAAGAAAAAAGAAGTTGACGGTAATCAAAAAGATAAATTAGATGTTTTTTTGGAAAGCTATTTGCCAAAAGTTGTTAGTGAAGCGAATTCTAAAAACTTTTCTCTAGTTAAACCTGAACGAATTAAAATTACTTATAGGTTAACCGTTCATTCTGATGCTGTGCCACCTGGTGAAGTAATTAGGTGTTGGCTACCATATCCACGAGAAGAACATGCTCGTCAAACGAATATTAAATTAATTCAAGTTAATTCAGATAATTATTTAATTGCACCCAGCAAATATCTGCAGCGTACAATTTATATCGAAAAGAAAGCAGTAGCTAACAAGCCGACAATTTTCGAATATAGCTTAGAATATGTTGGTAAAAACCAATTTACCAAAATTGATGTATCTAAAATAAAACCTTACGATACAAGCTCTGCTTTATATAAAAAATATACTGCAGAAAGAAAACCGCATATTGTTTTTACAGATAAAATAAAGAACTTATCTCGTGAAATTATCGGAAATGAAACAAACAAATATTTAATTGCTAAAAAAATTTATGAGTGGATAAATGATAACATTCCTTGGGCGGGTGCAAGAGAGTACTCTACAATTGATAATATTTCCGATTATTGTATTACTAATGGTCATGGTGATTGTGGAATAAAGACACTTTTGTTTATGACTTTGGCCAGGTACAATGGGATACCTACAAAATGGCAAAGCGGATGGATGTTACATCCCGATAATGTGAACTTGCATGATTGGTGTGAAATGTATTTGGAAGGTTACGGCTGGCTGCCTGTGGATCAATCATTCGGTTTGAAAAATTCTGATAACCAAGATGTAAAATGGTTTTACTTTGGCAGTACAGATGCTTATCACTTTATTGTAAATGATGATTATTCAGATGATTTGTTTCCAGCAAAAATCTATCCAAGAAGTGAAACTGTTGACTTTCAACGAGGTGAAGTTGAATGGAAAGCTGGCAATCTCTATTTCGATAAATGGGATTATAATATGGAGGTAGAGTACTTGAAATAACAGATAAATTTTGAATCAAAACTATGCTGTTTAAATTAATTTTTCATTCCTTGTAGCGCAGACTTTAGTCTGTGAACTTGCCTGCAGTAAGCAGTGAATAAAATATAAATGCAATTATAATAACAACAGACTTTAGTCTGTTTTACATTTAGATTACCTTCAGAAGAGCGGAATGAGTTATTTTATTTTTTGAAAAAAATCACGTACATGCGACAAACTCGCATGAGTGAATTTTTATAATAAAAAATTATTTTGGACAGATATGTTATATACAAGGACATAGTTAATTTTTTCATATTCTATTGCATAATTTGGGTTTATAGTATGGACAGGCTTTTTAACCTGTTAAAAATATTTACAGCCTTATAACTCTGTATTATGCAACTTCAGTTTTTGATGGAACTATACACCAAGTGGTGAATGCTCAATGTCATTCCCGTGACACTTGGCCTCCCACGAAGTGGTGAATTCTCAACGAAAGTGGGGAACGGGAATCCATTGATTTGGTTGAAGATTCCCGCTTTCGCGAGAATGACAAACAGTGAAGTTGGGAATCCGCCACTCCACAAAGTGGTGAATTCTCATTGTGGGTGAATTCTAAAAATACCTTATTCTTTTCTTTACTACCTTAGTAACCTCAGTAAGAAAAAAAGACCAAACCTTATTAGCTTATTGAAAAATTACCATGCTTGCAGCAGCAAGTCTGTGAAAACTTGTGCTGAGTTAGCGAAGCATCCGTTAAAACCTGACTGCTCAGGCAGGTCTGTGTTGTCCGTGTTCTACTTTCTAACTTGTCCGCCGCATTCTGGCGGAAAAATTTTACTTTTTAGTCAGACCCTATCTATAAAAAGAGATAATCCCACCAGACCAGAAAGTGTGGTCATCCACTTTGTGGGTGAATTCTTATTGATATAAAAAATTATAAAGTATGCGAGTTGTAAAGAAGAATAAAAGGCGCACAAGAATTATCTATTACACAGCTTTTTAAAACCAAACTTAACCACTGCAGTTAAATAAGAAAAAATGAATCATCAAAATCATTAATCAACTATCCATTTAACACTAGCTGTAAACATTATTAATTATCTCAGCTTCCAATCCAAAGCAATGTTTTTAAAGAAATTTTGTTTAACGTTTCAAAATTCTTTAGGAACTTTAGAAAGTCCTATTCCTGGCTCTTCATTCAAAACAATTTTTCCGTTCACTATTTTTGTACCTTCAAACGGGTCGTTGCTTATTAATAGATTGCCGTCTAAATCAGCCCAATGCACTTCAGGTGATAATTGTGAAGCAGCAGAAATAGCGCACGAAGTTTCTGTCATACATCCCAGCATTACTTTCATGCCCAATGATTTAGCTAAGTCGAGCATTTTATGTGCTTCCCGCAAGCCAGTGCATTTCATTAATTTTATGTTTATTCCTGAATAGACCCCATGTGCTTTAATAACATTGGGTAATCGTTGAACAGACTCATCACCAAAAGTTGGAATAGGGCTGTGTTCGGTTAACCATGCCATGTCATCTACTTGTTCTTTAGGCAGTGGTTGTTCGATTAATTTTACGTTTCTTTCGTTAAGCCAGTGAATCATATCAAGAGCAAATTGTTTATCGTGCCAGCCTTGATTAACGTCTGTTATAATTGGCTTATCAGTAACCGAACGAATAGTTTCAATCATTTCTTTGTCGTTATCACCGCCAAGTTTTACTTTTAAGATTTTATACTCTTCAGCTTCTTTTACTTTTTGTCTTACAACATCAGGTTTATCGATACCAATTGTAAAAGAAATGTAGGGAGTTTTCTTTTTATCATAACCCCAGATTTTATGCCATGGTTTGCCAAGTAATTTCCCTACGAGGTCGTGTAAAGCAATATCCACAGAAGCCTTAGCAGCAGTATTTTTTTCTTCAATTGAATCGACATATTCTAAAATGTCTTCCAGTTCAAATGGGTCATTAAATTGTGATAAATCTACTTTAGAAAGAAATTTTGTTGCTGTTTCTTGAGATTCACCCAAATATGGCGGCATTGATGCTTCGCCATATCCTGCAATGCCGTCATATTCAATTTTAGTTAACATAACTGGGGTTGTTGTTCTTGAACTAACTGCTATTGTAAATACGTGTTTTAATTGTAAAGTATAGGGTTTGAAAGTAAGTTTCATTTTTTTATTACTCTTAATTATAGAAATATTTTTTGAAAACAAATCATTTGATAATCCCCCCAATAACAGCGAACCTCCGGCAAGTCCACTTAATTTCAAAAAGTCTCTTCTATTGTGTTTCATTAGAAATCTCCTTGATAAAATTTATTATTTTTTACTGTGATAACGCCATTTTTATCAAGCGAATTAATTATTCTTTTTGCTCTTATGAAATGATTTAGTCTGTAACTGCTAAAATTAGCAGAGTCTTTTTCAAAACTGTTTATCATAACTCTGCCGGAAGCATGTATATATTCATAGTTGCCAATATAAATTGCAACATGAGTAACTTTCTCTTTTTTATCACCCTTTTCTTTTTCTCCAAAAAACAATAAATCACCTGGGCGTAAATTTTCGAAGCCGTTTTCTGTATCGACCAAAGTTCCAGTGTTAACTTGTTGAGATGCATCACGTTGAAGAACGACTCCGTTTAAAAAATAAACAGTCTTGGTAAAACCGCTGCAGTCCATCCCTTTTGCTGATGTACCGCCCCATAAATACGGTATTCCTAAAAATCTTTTAGCAGTTGATATAATATTTGCTTCGGTAGGTTCAGCTTTACTTAGCCAATCATCTAATGGAAAACATTTTTCTTTTTCAATGTATGCTGTTCTGTGGTCGGGAAATTCAACATAATAAAAATCGTCTTTTTCACCTAAGTTAATCAATATATTGCCAGCTACAAGGTCAGACACATGTTCAGAATTTACATTGGGTTCTTTATATGCAAAGCCGAACTCGCTTGTAAAAATAATTTTAGGTTGCTCAATCCATTCATTAATTTCCTTTTTGTTCATTAAAATTAAACCGCCATCGTCAATCCAAGAAATATAATAGTCTGGTGTTTGGACAAGATAAAATCCATCATCTTTCTTTAGAATTTTTACGGGAGTTCCAAGTAAAGCTTGAGTTGCTAATTCAGCCGAATGTGACGGGGCAGTTCTTATATTTGCAACTGAAAGGTTAATTATTCCGTAAGTATTTTCGCCTAAGAGTTTTGAAGGCAGCAAATTTATTTTATCTTCAAACGATATATTAAGTTTATTAAGGTTGTCGATTAATTCATTTTTTGCTTCAGTTAAATTTGTTTCGCCTGAGAGAACATATACACCTCCAGAATCAGTTGCAGTTATTTCAAAAACAGCTGTTCTTTTGTCGGGTGCGTAAGTTGATTTTACTTTTTTTATAATATCATTTATAAGGGACATTTTATTTTCCTGCGTGTATAAATTGCCAAATGCTAATAATAAAATAAGAATGGTTACTTTTGATTTCATCATTTTTCACCTCTTTAGTTAGAAAGCGTTTGTTCTTTTTTACGTCCAAAATCTTCATCTAAAGGGATAAATTTAGTAATAATAAAAGCGGGAATAGTAGCTAATAAAGTCCACACGAAAAAATACTTATAGCCGATCATATCTTCAATCCAGCCGCTAACCATTCCAGGCAGCATCATACCAAGGGCCATAAAAGCAGTTGCGATTGCAAAATGAGCAGTCTTGTGGTCGCCTTCGGATATATAAATCATATACAACATATAAGCCGTAAATCCGAATCCATAACCAAATTGTTCTATTGCAACGCAAAGATTAATAAAGAAGAAAGAAGTAGTTTGGGTAAATGAGAGTATTATATAAACGCTATTAGGAACATTAATTGCTGCGACCATCCACCAAAGCCAATGTTTTAAGCCATCTCGTGCTGCTAAAAAACCGCCTAGTATTCCGCCTGCGAGCAAAGCTAACATTCCAACGGTACCATAGACAATCCCAACTTGGCTTGTCGTTAATCCTAATCCGCCTACACTTCTGTAATCAAGTAAAAAAGGTGAAGCAAGTTTAACCAATTGAGATTCGCCTAAACGGTAAACTAATAGAAAAGTTATAAAGATTGCAATATTTTTTTTCTTGAAGAACAAAACAAAAGTCTTGAAAAACTCTGAAAAAATATTTCCGTTATTAGCTGAAGCAACTGATTTGTCATTTGGCGGATAGGGTAGAATAAAGAGATGGTAAATGAAGAAAAGCATAAACAAAACACCAAGTACAGAAAAAGTTATTACCCACGATAGACGGATATTGCCAGCAGTAGCATAAAATATTGCTGCTCTGTTTGGTTCGACAGTGTTGTTAGTGTATATTAACGAGTAAGCAGGCTTGTTCCAATTAGATGAATTAAATGTGAAGTCGTTGCCCTCAATAATTGATATTCTATCATCTCCGCTTTTGTAATCAAATTTTACTTTAATATTTTTATCAGCAGGGGGTTCTTTAGATAAGTGAAAGTAGATAGCCGCAACGCTTCCATTCTTTTTACTGAATGAATTTATATCCCCCTCACTGTTAGTATAGAAGCCATTCTGGATGTTCCAATTTTTAATCAGAGATTTAATTGAATCGATGTTTTGGTTTTTATTTTGCGAAATATTCAAAAAAATTTTGTCTGTTGACGCAATTACTCTAAGTTTGCCTTCTTGAGGTTGGAATTGAGTTTGTTTCAGTTTTATATCGTTTGGCTTACTCGAATTAGCTATAGTAATTATTTCAGTTTTAACAGGGGGTAAACCAGTTGAGGTTTCGAGATAACCTACAAAAATTATTAACAGTCCTTGACCTGTAATCATAGCAATTCTATAGAAAGTACTTCTTATACCAATGAAAAAAGCCTGTTCATGTTTTTGTAAACCAAGCATGTAAAAACCATCGGCAGCAATATCATGCGTAGCAGAACTAAAAGCCATCAACCAAAAGAAAGCTAAGGTATATTTAAAGTAATTTGGTGCCGGGATACTAAGAGCAACAGCTCCAAGTGCAGCTCCAATAATGAACTGCATTAATATTATCCAAAAGCGTTTTGTTTTCAAGATATCTACAATTGGGCTCCATAACGGTTTAATGACCCACGGCAAGTAAAGCCAGCTGGTATACAAAGCAATGTCGGTATTCGACACACCCATTCTTTTATACATTATAACAGAAACAGACATTACAACAACATAAGGAATACCCTCAGCAAAATATAAGGTGGTTACCCAAGTCCATGGATTTCGGTAAGTTCTTTTTTGCTTTTTCATATATGTTTTATTTGATAAGAGAAAACAGCTTAAAAAAGTTAATTAGTTTGGGCTAAATTTTTAGCCATAATTGCTGCACCCATTGCTGGTTGATTTTCTGCTTTTACAATTTCAACTTTTTGCAGAGTTTTTTTTAACTTATCTTTAAATAGGTTTGAATAATAATTTTCTGTTGAAATAACGCTACCGGTCAAACACAATTTCATTTCTTCTTTGTTCATAATTTTTAACATTGATTTTACATGAAGAATTAGTTCATCAGACTCTTCATCCAGTACTTTTTTTGATAGTGCGTCACCCATTTGAGCAGCCTCAATTACTTTTGGTGCAAAAGATGCAATGTCAAAATTATTTCTGTAGACTTGAGTTATTAATTCTGATGCAGAAGTGATGCCAAAATCTCTACTTAACATTTCGGTAAGCAATGTTTTTCCTCCTCTGCCATCATATTCTTTAGCAACCAAG
This window harbors:
- a CDS encoding MFS transporter, with the protein product MKKQKRTYRNPWTWVTTLYFAEGIPYVVVMSVSVIMYKRMGVSNTDIALYTSWLYLPWVIKPLWSPIVDILKTKRFWIILMQFIIGAALGAVALSIPAPNYFKYTLAFFWLMAFSSATHDIAADGFYMLGLQKHEQAFFIGIRSTFYRIAMITGQGLLIIFVGYLETSTGLPPVKTEIITIANSSKPNDIKLKQTQFQPQEGKLRVIASTDKIFLNISQNKNQNIDSIKSLIKNWNIQNGFYTNSEGDINSFSKKNGSVAAIYFHLSKEPPADKNIKVKFDYKSGDDRISIIEGNDFTFNSSNWNKPAYSLIYTNNTVEPNRAAIFYATAGNIRLSWVITFSVLGVLFMLFFIYHLFILPYPPNDKSVASANNGNIFSEFFKTFVLFFKKKNIAIFITFLLVYRLGESQLVKLASPFLLDYRSVGGLGLTTSQVGIVYGTVGMLALLAGGILGGFLAARDGLKHWLWWMVAAINVPNSVYIILSFTQTTSFFFINLCVAIEQFGYGFGFTAYMLYMIYISEGDHKTAHFAIATAFMALGMMLPGMVSGWIEDMIGYKYFFVWTLLATIPAFIITKFIPLDEDFGRKKEQTLSN
- a CDS encoding NlpC/P60 family protein, with amino-acid sequence MMKSKVTILILLLAFGNLYTQENKMSLINDIIKKVKSTYAPDKRTAVFEITATDSGGVYVLSGETNLTEAKNELIDNLNKLNISFEDKINLLPSKLLGENTYGIINLSVANIRTAPSHSAELATQALLGTPVKILKKDDGFYLVQTPDYYISWIDDGGLILMNKKEINEWIEQPKIIFTSEFGFAYKEPNVNSEHVSDLVAGNILINLGEKDDFYYVEFPDHRTAYIEKEKCFPLDDWLSKAEPTEANIISTAKRFLGIPYLWGGTSAKGMDCSGFTKTVYFLNGVVLQRDASQQVNTGTLVDTENGFENLRPGDLLFFGEKEKGDKKEKVTHVAIYIGNYEYIHASGRVMINSFEKDSANFSSYRLNHFIRAKRIINSLDKNGVITVKNNKFYQGDF